Genomic segment of Alcanivorax borkumensis SK2:
GGAAAGATACCACCTTTGCCATGCTGCTGGAGGCACAGCGGCGCGGCTGGTCTCTGCTTTATATGGAGCCGGGGGACCTGTACATACGTGATGGTCGCACCTTTGCCATCACTCGGACACTGTCTGTCACCGACAATAACGACGATTGGTACCGCCTGGCCGATACTGTGAATCACGACCTAGCGGATTTGGATATTATTCTGATGCGTCAGGATCCGCCGTTTAATGCGGAATACATCTATGCGACCTACCTGCTCGAAAAGGCAGAGCAGGAAGGGGTGATGGTGGTGAATCGTCCGGGCAGCGTGCGTGATAGTAATGAAAAACTGTTCGCTACTGATTTCCCGCAGTGTTGTGCGCCGACACTGGTATCGAGTCAGTCCACCCTGCTGCGAGATTTTGTACAGGAGTTTGGTGATACGGTGATGAAGCCGCTGGACGGCATGGGCGGTAGCAATATTTTCCGAGTACGCAAAGATAGCCCGAACATTTCGGTGGTGATCGAGGTACTGACCCAGCACGGTAAGACGCCGATCATGGCGCAACGCTTTGTGCCGGAAATTACTGAAGGGGACAAGCGCATTCTGATGATCAACGGAGAGCCGGTGCCCTATGCGTTGGCGCGGATTCCCAAAGAAGGCGAGTTACGAGGCAATCTGGCGGCGGGGGGGACTGGGCAGGGCCGGGAGTTGAGTGACAGGGATCGCTGGATTTGTGAACAGGTGGGGCCGACGCTGAAGCGCAAAGGACTTTATTTTGTGGGGCTCGACGTAATTGGTGACTACCTCACAGAAATCAATGTGACTAGCCCTACTTGTGTCCGAGAGTTGGATGCGATTTTTGATATCAACATTGCCGGGCAGTTATTTGACGCTCTGCTCGAGTTGCGGTCGACATCATAGATCCGACCGCAGGGGCGGGACACACTGGCTGCTACCCTAGTGTGGCGGGTGTTGCCCGCCATGATTGGAATCCAATGGTTAACTAAAGTCGTCTAAGAGTTGTAGTGAAAACAATAATATGGAATCAAACCCTGCATCTGCTACCGCTTCTGATCGCCTCACCTTCACGGCTTTTCTTGCGTTGGCATTTCATGGCATTTTGATCTTCGGGGTGAGCTTTGCCCCGGAACTGCAGCGTGCGGCTCCCCATACCTTGGAAGTAACCCTAGCCCAACATCATAGCGATAGTGAGCCAGAGGAAGCAGATTTCATTGCACAGAGTAACCAGCACGGTTCCGGGGATCAGGCTGACAAGCGGGAGCTTACCACTACCGAGCAGGCTGATTTTGCTGACAGTCAGCTGGAAAAGGTGCAGCTCAAGGAAAAGACTACCCAGGAACGCAGGGATCGGGTCAGCCAGGAGCTGGTGATTACCACGGCCCAGGACAGTGAAGATAAGGTTAGTGCGGACCAGAAAAAAAAGACTGATCCTAAACCTTTGAAAGTGGCTAAACAGGAAAACCTGCAGGATCTGAGCCAGCAGATTGCCAGCTTGCAGGCACGGCTGGATGAACAGAAACAGGCTTACGCCAAGCGTCCCCGGGTACGTCGCCTGACATCAGTTTCTACCAAGGCTCACTTTGAAGCGGTCTACATCGATGGCTTTCGTCGCAAAGTGGAAACGATGGGGACCCGTAACTTTCCTGCCCGGGCACTGAGCAGCAACACATACGGAGCGGCGCGCCTGATGGTGGCGATCCAGAAAGATGGCACCCTAAAAGAAGTGCGACTGCTTAAATCCTCAGGCCATAAATTCCTTGATCAAGCGGCGATTCAGAGCGTGCGATTGGCTGCACCGTTCGATACATTCACGACTGAAATGAGCCGGAAGATGGATGTGCTGGAAATTATCCGTACCTGGAAATTCGATAGTAATCGCAGGGTGTCGTCTAAGTAGTGGCTTTCACAAAGATAGGGTAGAGCTGGGCATGGGTGCATGTTGTTTCGCTGGCCACTGAAGTAAAATCAACCTAGGGCCGTGGCGCTGCTGGTACGTTTCGGCAATAGCATCGAATTGGCGATAGGCTTGTCGCTTGCAGCCCTCTCTTCTGCCCCGGATACTGTGTCCATGGAAAACTCACCTTTGAAATACCAGTTGCTGGTGGCCATGCCACAAATGGCCGATCCGGATTTTGAACATTCCGTTACCTATATCGTTGAACATAGTAGTGAAGGGGCCATGGGGCTGACGCTTAATCGTCCGGTGCAAATCAGCCTGGGCGATATTCTCAGCGACATGGATATCGAGATCGAAGTGCCGCCGTCGGAACGACATCGGGTGGTGGCCGGTGGGCCAGTACAGCAGGAGGCCGGCTTTGTACTGCATAGCGCGGCTACCCGCTGGCACGCCAGCATTCCTCTCAGCGATGGACTGATTCTCACCACTAGCCGCGATATCCTGGAAGCCATCGCTATTGGTGAAGGCCCTGAACAATCGCTCATTTGTCTTGGTTATGCTGGGTGGGATGCCGGTCAGTTGGAACAGGAGCTAGTCGATAATGCCTGGCTCAGCACTCCCGCCAGCCGCGAATTGGTGCTTGAGACACCTTTTGAACAAACTTGGCACGCTGCCGCTGCCCGCATTGGTGTTGATATGAGCCTGATCGCTACGCAGGCGGGGCATTGTTGACTCACGCTGACATGCCGAAGGCTCCATACAACACCCGGTGCCAGCCTGGGGTGTCTAGCGTGGAGTATGCCGTCTCATTATGATTTTAGCCTTTGATTACGGTACACAAAAAATCGGAGTGGCCAGCGGTAACGAGCTGCTGGGTACCGCCACTCCTCTGAAAGCCTTGCCTTGCAAAAACACCCAGCCCAACTGGGATGACATTGCCGCGCTGCTAAAAGAGTGGGAGCCGGAAGCATTGGTGGTTGGTTTGCCGCTCAATATGGATGGCAGCGACAGTGAATCTACTGTCCGCGCGCGAAAATTTGCCAATCGTTTGCACGGACGCTTCGGCAAAAAAGTGTGGTTGATCGATGAGCGACTGAGCACCCGCGAAGCCCGCGAACGTACCGGTATTAAGAAAGCAGATAGCCGGGTAGATTCTATGGCGGCGGTGATTATTGCTGAAGGTTTCTTTGCGGGTGATGCAAAGGTCTTTTAATTTTAGCGCGACTGCTCCCGTTCCCATTCCGGCGGTTTCCATAGATGTTTCAGGCGCTGCGTTAGCGGGCCTTTCTGGCCCATGGCTCGGAACATGTCCAGGTATTCGTGGCACCAGTTCACCACCAGACTGTTGCTATACACCGGGCGGGTGATGCCGTACTCCACTGGCTGGTCGTTTTTTTCTTCCACGAAGGTGCCGAACAGACGGTCCCAAATAATAAAGACACCGGCATAGTTTTGGTCGATGTATTCCGGGTTGCGGCCATGGTGGACACGGTGGTGGCTGGGGGTATTGAAAATGAATTCGATGGCCGGGTGCAGCTTGCCCACCAGAGTGGTGTGAATAAGGTATTGGTACACCAGCGATAGCGCATAGCACACCCCGATCCACACCGGGTTGAAGCCCAGGAACGCCAGCGGCACGTAGAACAGCCAGCCACCATTAAAAATGTTGGTAGCGTTTTGACGCATGGCGGTGGAGAAGTTCATTCGCTCGGAAGAGTGGTGGGTCACATGGGCGGCCCAGAACCAGCGCACCCGGTGAGAGGTGCGATGGAAGCCGTAGTAACAGAAGTCCACCAGCAACCACAGGCCAATGGCCGTGAATAGGGTCAACTCCACGTCCAGTAGACGGTGTTGGTAGGCAAAGGCATACACCGGAAAAGCAATCAGCCCGGCGAACAGCAGTTCGGTGGTTTGATAGCCTGCTCCCAGCATGAAATTCAGCCACGATTCACGACCATCCACCAACCGATTGTTGTGGCGAATCTTGCGGTACTCCCACAGAAACAGGCCGATAAAGAGTGGCGTTGCCACCACGAAAATCAGTTGCCGTGCATCCAGAGCTAGCCAGTTGGGCAGCACATTCCAGAGTGGTGCCAGGCCGCTGTTTTGCCAGACATTGTTGAACCAGTCCATTAGTGCCATGGGAGCCTCGAGATTGGTGAGGAGCGTGGTAGAGCTGGCAGTGTGCGACAAGTACGACTTCCTGTAT
This window contains:
- a CDS encoding TonB family protein codes for the protein MESNPASATASDRLTFTAFLALAFHGILIFGVSFAPELQRAAPHTLEVTLAQHHSDSEPEEADFIAQSNQHGSGDQADKRELTTTEQADFADSQLEKVQLKEKTTQERRDRVSQELVITTAQDSEDKVSADQKKKTDPKPLKVAKQENLQDLSQQIASLQARLDEQKQAYAKRPRVRRLTSVSTKAHFEAVYIDGFRRKVETMGTRNFPARALSSNTYGAARLMVAIQKDGTLKEVRLLKSSGHKFLDQAAIQSVRLAAPFDTFTTEMSRKMDVLEIIRTWKFDSNRRVSSK
- the gshB gene encoding glutathione synthase, yielding MSLRVGVVMDPIAKIKPWKDTTFAMLLEAQRRGWSLLYMEPGDLYIRDGRTFAITRTLSVTDNNDDWYRLADTVNHDLADLDIILMRQDPPFNAEYIYATYLLEKAEQEGVMVVNRPGSVRDSNEKLFATDFPQCCAPTLVSSQSTLLRDFVQEFGDTVMKPLDGMGGSNIFRVRKDSPNISVVIEVLTQHGKTPIMAQRFVPEITEGDKRILMINGEPVPYALARIPKEGELRGNLAAGGTGQGRELSDRDRWICEQVGPTLKRKGLYFVGLDVIGDYLTEINVTSPTCVRELDAIFDINIAGQLFDALLELRSTS
- a CDS encoding YqgE/AlgH family protein, translated to MENSPLKYQLLVAMPQMADPDFEHSVTYIVEHSSEGAMGLTLNRPVQISLGDILSDMDIEIEVPPSERHRVVAGGPVQQEAGFVLHSAATRWHASIPLSDGLILTTSRDILEAIAIGEGPEQSLICLGYAGWDAGQLEQELVDNAWLSTPASRELVLETPFEQTWHAAAARIGVDMSLIATQAGHC
- a CDS encoding sterol desaturase family protein yields the protein MALMDWFNNVWQNSGLAPLWNVLPNWLALDARQLIFVVATPLFIGLFLWEYRKIRHNNRLVDGRESWLNFMLGAGYQTTELLFAGLIAFPVYAFAYQHRLLDVELTLFTAIGLWLLVDFCYYGFHRTSHRVRWFWAAHVTHHSSERMNFSTAMRQNATNIFNGGWLFYVPLAFLGFNPVWIGVCYALSLVYQYLIHTTLVGKLHPAIEFIFNTPSHHRVHHGRNPEYIDQNYAGVFIIWDRLFGTFVEEKNDQPVEYGITRPVYSNSLVVNWCHEYLDMFRAMGQKGPLTQRLKHLWKPPEWEREQSR
- the ruvX gene encoding Holliday junction resolvase RuvX, coding for MILAFDYGTQKIGVASGNELLGTATPLKALPCKNTQPNWDDIAALLKEWEPEALVVGLPLNMDGSDSESTVRARKFANRLHGRFGKKVWLIDERLSTREARERTGIKKADSRVDSMAAVIIAEGFFAGDAKVF